The Enterococcus sp. 7F3_DIV0205 genome has a window encoding:
- a CDS encoding alpha/beta fold hydrolase: MKKQLKTKSLSIRLLKGFGKVILGIITILIVSLVITFTIHQISLKSEAKRIESYGEKLKIFDGEMNIVDEGKGQKTILLLPGQGTASPYLDFKPMIDELKKEYRVVTIEPFGYGLSSQTNRRRSVENIVEEIHQVAKELKLSKYTLMGHSIAGLYAVNYAQVYPKEMEGFVGIDSSTPEQPWPGIDMTVFDFLKTAGVFRALININPETGLGVSQDSPDFEQIKLLTMKNMSSPAMKDELQELSNSFPDSRGLTYPKNMPVLLVVADNDMNQKKWLELHQDQVKGLDKGKLLQLPGAHYLHHTQMETIVKETIDFLGK; this comes from the coding sequence ATGAAAAAACAACTGAAAACTAAATCACTAAGCATCAGACTATTAAAAGGATTCGGCAAAGTAATCTTAGGTATAATCACCATCCTAATTGTGTCCTTAGTAATTACTTTTACGATTCACCAGATAAGTTTGAAAAGTGAAGCAAAACGAATTGAGTCTTATGGTGAGAAATTAAAAATATTTGATGGCGAGATGAATATTGTTGATGAAGGTAAAGGACAGAAAACGATTTTACTTTTACCTGGACAAGGAACAGCTAGTCCTTATTTAGATTTTAAACCGATGATCGATGAGTTGAAGAAAGAGTATCGTGTAGTTACGATTGAGCCATTTGGCTATGGCTTAAGCAGCCAAACGAATCGACGTCGTAGCGTTGAAAATATTGTGGAGGAAATCCATCAAGTAGCCAAAGAATTGAAGCTTTCTAAATACACTTTAATGGGGCATTCGATTGCGGGGCTTTATGCAGTGAATTACGCCCAAGTTTACCCAAAAGAAATGGAAGGTTTTGTGGGAATTGATTCCAGCACACCGGAACAACCTTGGCCTGGTATTGATATGACAGTCTTTGACTTCTTAAAAACAGCAGGTGTTTTTCGAGCGTTAATCAACATTAATCCAGAAACAGGGTTAGGGGTGAGTCAAGATAGTCCAGACTTTGAACAGATTAAGTTACTGACGATGAAGAATATGAGTAGTCCTGCGATGAAAGATGAACTTCAAGAATTAAGTAATAGCTTCCCTGATTCTCGTGGCTTAACCTATCCAAAAAATATGCCGGTTTTATTAGTTGTTGCAGATAATGATATGAATCAAAAAAAATGGCTTGAGCTGCATCAAGATCAGGTGAAAGGTTTAGATAAAGGAAAATTACTTCAACTGCCAGGCGCCCATTATTTACACCATACGCAAATGGAAACAATCGTAAAAGAAACAATTGATTTTTTGGGAAAATGA
- a CDS encoding DUF2620 domain-containing protein, giving the protein MKKIVIGGQIEKSAIEELLQKYGKGNYEITVKTDIDAAMALKNGTADYYFGACNTGGGGALAMAIALLGGDKTATLGMPGTTASEEEINQSVTAGKIAFGFTSQDMDFIISNVMKALENKGE; this is encoded by the coding sequence ATGAAGAAAATCGTTATAGGTGGGCAAATCGAAAAATCAGCAATCGAAGAACTGCTACAAAAGTATGGAAAGGGGAACTACGAAATCACCGTAAAAACCGATATCGATGCGGCAATGGCATTAAAAAATGGGACTGCTGACTATTATTTTGGGGCCTGCAATACAGGAGGCGGTGGCGCATTAGCAATGGCGATTGCATTATTGGGCGGAGATAAAACGGCAACATTAGGCATGCCGGGGACGACCGCATCTGAAGAAGAAATCAACCAGAGTGTAACTGCTGGGAAAATTGCTTTTGGTTTCACTTCACAAGATATGGACTTTATCATTTCAAATGTGATGAAAGCGCTTGAGAATAAGGGGGAGTAA
- a CDS encoding YhfT family protein — MALNIVIMAALCAVTTIMANTKIAVFNDALRPIVLEYREKRVTKSALGTTALAFGIGYIVGFIPQSIASSVIIIHVVLLGTDIIGSYLPDNKKYSIWIAGAAGGVYGVVMGAGLGTIQKVFEILPYNFLDSLGQVSSVVLVAFAVFPALVVALQYGWKKGMITFTATVLAQVVTTQFGSFNLANGNTIVINANAIALLVGMIFMISYAMNDKRERTDSQAQLANIFAERVKQIKKYWYLFALSGALIALAASMSIVTESALSAPLYQEGQFNSAALTELARVVGFIPLVVTTGIATGTYSPAGIKMVFVIGSIGAAMGQPLLAFVAGGIWMSIEVLLLTKFSVLLDRFPGMRDAGDNIRTAITKVLEIALLVGGVIAATAIAPAWGGLFVVGLYVLNGTFKKKMVDLAIGPVGALLVGVISNVLVLLNLMTPPGL, encoded by the coding sequence ATGGCATTAAACATAGTAATCATGGCAGCATTATGTGCTGTAACAACGATTATGGCGAATACGAAAATTGCTGTTTTTAACGATGCGCTAAGACCGATCGTTTTAGAGTACCGTGAAAAGCGGGTCACAAAATCAGCATTAGGAACTACGGCACTGGCTTTTGGAATCGGGTATATAGTTGGGTTTATTCCACAGTCTATTGCGTCCAGCGTAATTATCATTCATGTTGTTTTATTGGGAACAGATATTATTGGTAGCTATTTGCCAGATAATAAAAAATATTCTATCTGGATAGCTGGAGCAGCTGGCGGAGTTTATGGCGTTGTAATGGGGGCGGGTCTAGGAACAATTCAAAAAGTATTTGAAATTCTTCCTTATAATTTCTTAGATAGTCTCGGTCAAGTCTCATCCGTTGTTTTAGTAGCATTTGCTGTTTTCCCAGCCTTAGTTGTAGCCCTTCAATATGGTTGGAAAAAAGGAATGATCACCTTTACGGCAACAGTATTAGCTCAAGTGGTGACAACACAATTTGGTTCGTTTAATTTAGCCAATGGTAATACGATCGTTATTAATGCAAATGCGATTGCGTTGCTCGTTGGGATGATTTTTATGATCAGTTATGCGATGAATGATAAAAGAGAAAGAACAGATTCTCAGGCACAATTGGCAAATATCTTTGCGGAACGAGTAAAACAAATTAAGAAATATTGGTACTTATTTGCTTTATCTGGCGCATTGATTGCTTTGGCGGCTTCGATGTCAATTGTAACGGAATCTGCACTCTCAGCTCCATTATACCAAGAAGGTCAATTTAATTCAGCTGCTTTGACCGAATTAGCTCGTGTTGTTGGATTTATTCCATTAGTTGTAACGACTGGAATTGCTACAGGAACTTATTCACCAGCTGGCATCAAGATGGTTTTTGTGATTGGCTCAATCGGTGCGGCGATGGGACAACCGCTTTTAGCCTTTGTGGCAGGCGGTATTTGGATGTCCATCGAAGTGTTACTCTTAACGAAATTCTCTGTATTGTTGGATCGATTCCCAGGAATGCGTGATGCTGGTGATAATATTCGAACAGCGATCACAAAAGTCTTGGAAATCGCCTTGCTTGTTGGTGGTGTGATCGCAGCAACAGCGATTGCTCCTGCTTGGGGTGGTTTATTTGTTGTTGGACTTTACGTATTAAATGGCACATTCAAAAAGAAAATGGTCGACCTTGCAATTGGACCAGTGGGTGCCTTATTAGTCGGTGTGATTTCAAATGTTTTAGTATTACTTAATTTAATGACACCACCAGGACTTTAA
- a CDS encoding phosphotriesterase family protein, whose product MSLVDGITYMHEHTTIDLSRIKNIDDTNLNCFEETIIEFKELYDKGVRNIVDVTNLDMKRNPLYVQKVAEASGINIVQATGFYTEKFLPTIVTEWSVEDFGKLMIKEIQSGIADTTIKAEIIGEIGSSKDGWTVNEKKVFDASVIAHKETGVPITTHTTLGTNGHEQVQFFKENNVDLASVVIGHVDLSGNLEYILNMLDQGVYVEFDTIGKENYQPDALRVSMLKEIEKRGLADQVFLSMDITRKSNMKFKNGIGYSYLLDTFVPMMKEAGISSNTVEKMLIHNPLNFFGQGVK is encoded by the coding sequence ATGAGCTTAGTAGATGGAATCACTTATATGCATGAACATACGACAATTGATTTGTCTCGTATAAAAAATATCGACGATACAAACCTAAATTGTTTTGAGGAAACAATCATAGAATTTAAAGAACTTTATGATAAAGGCGTCCGTAATATTGTGGACGTTACAAATTTAGATATGAAGAGAAATCCATTATATGTCCAAAAAGTGGCAGAAGCATCAGGTATCAATATTGTGCAAGCAACGGGCTTTTACACTGAAAAATTTTTACCTACTATTGTTACGGAATGGTCAGTTGAAGATTTTGGGAAATTAATGATTAAGGAAATCCAAAGTGGTATCGCAGATACAACTATTAAAGCTGAGATCATTGGTGAAATTGGTTCAAGTAAAGATGGTTGGACGGTAAATGAGAAAAAAGTTTTCGATGCATCTGTGATTGCCCATAAGGAAACGGGTGTGCCAATTACCACCCACACAACCCTTGGAACAAACGGTCATGAACAAGTTCAGTTTTTTAAAGAAAACAATGTTGATTTAGCATCTGTTGTGATTGGACATGTTGATTTAAGTGGTAATCTTGAGTACATTTTAAACATGTTAGACCAAGGTGTCTATGTAGAATTTGATACAATAGGAAAAGAAAACTATCAACCAGATGCACTCCGTGTATCGATGTTAAAAGAAATTGAAAAAAGAGGATTAGCAGATCAGGTCTTTTTATCAATGGACATTACCCGAAAATCAAATATGAAATTTAAAAATGGCATTGGTTATTCGTATTTACTTGATACGTTTGTCCCAATGATGAAAGAAGCAGGAATTTCGAGTAACACAGTTGAAAAAATGCTGATTCATAATCCTTTGAATTTCTTTGGACAAGGAGTGAAATGA
- a CDS encoding aminotransferase class V-fold PLP-dependent enzyme, with amino-acid sequence MKTFPLETMNLEEAMKKQFQIVDCITRNFEGSEILTRGDLGVVPGYNQPITTNKVESVLKELFTAEAAMLVRGAGTMAIRLSLHAASKKYGKTVLVHDAPVYPTTQTSIEMLGLKTVVADFNQPEAITTALAENDIQLAIVQFTRQKPDDAYQPEAVIQKIKKQNKDIVIITDDNYSTLKVPKIGVECGADLSCFSTFKLLGPEGVGCIVGDAQLIKALRKENYSGGLQVQGFEAIAVLQGLIYAPVALAISSQVSDEVKTRLNSGEVKGVKQAFIANAQSKVIIVEFDQPIAEEILKQAEKRGAAPNPVGAESKYEFVPMFYRLSGTFRAASPESTKTMIRINPMRAGADTIIRIIKESIEGN; translated from the coding sequence ATGAAAACATTTCCTTTAGAAACGATGAATCTAGAAGAAGCAATGAAGAAACAATTTCAAATTGTCGATTGTATTACGAGAAATTTTGAAGGTTCAGAAATCTTAACACGTGGCGATTTAGGCGTTGTGCCAGGTTATAATCAACCCATCACTACGAATAAAGTAGAGAGTGTGTTGAAAGAGTTATTTACGGCAGAGGCAGCAATGTTAGTGCGCGGTGCGGGTACAATGGCGATTCGTCTGTCATTACATGCGGCAAGTAAAAAATATGGAAAAACAGTACTCGTTCACGATGCACCAGTATATCCCACGACGCAAACATCGATTGAGATGCTGGGTTTAAAAACAGTTGTTGCTGATTTTAACCAACCAGAGGCAATTACAACTGCGCTTGCTGAAAATGATATCCAATTGGCAATCGTTCAATTTACAAGGCAAAAGCCCGACGATGCTTACCAACCAGAAGCTGTTATTCAAAAAATAAAAAAACAAAATAAAGATATTGTGATCATCACAGATGACAATTATTCTACCTTAAAAGTACCAAAAATCGGCGTAGAATGCGGTGCAGATCTCTCTTGTTTTTCGACGTTTAAATTATTAGGTCCAGAAGGTGTCGGCTGTATTGTAGGAGATGCCCAATTGATCAAAGCGTTACGTAAAGAGAACTATTCTGGAGGATTGCAGGTACAAGGGTTTGAAGCAATAGCAGTATTGCAAGGGTTGATATATGCACCGGTAGCTTTAGCGATTTCATCTCAAGTTTCTGATGAAGTGAAAACGCGTTTAAATTCCGGTGAAGTTAAAGGCGTAAAGCAAGCCTTTATCGCTAATGCTCAGTCTAAAGTGATTATTGTAGAGTTTGATCAGCCGATAGCAGAAGAAATACTGAAACAAGCGGAAAAACGAGGAGCAGCCCCAAATCCAGTAGGAGCGGAATCAAAATATGAATTTGTCCCGATGTTTTATCGACTTTCAGGAACCTTTAGAGCAGCATCGCCAGAAAGTACTAAAACGATGATTCGGATCAATCCGATGAGAGCGGGTGCCGATACGATCATTAGAATTATAAAAGAGTCAATAGAAGGGAACTAA
- the yhfZ gene encoding GntR family transcriptional regulator YhfZ — MQEEFLNKTGKAIQQLSGELILLSEGSRMPVISEFQEKYGMSRGTVQNALNYLKEEKIIHTVSQGRQGTILTTIDYQRLQKIVIEGPIRGTMPLPYSKTYEGFATGLYEVFQRAEIPLSMAYVRGSKDRMDLTSEKTMHFSIVSKLAALQAIAEENKLEIFKDFGPRSYLSNHVMIFSNPKSSKIENHMRVGIDHNSYDQQILTENATVGKKVEFIEVPSHQLIYSLEQGLIDVGIWNYDEIKDRKLDHLNYQFLEGSVEDDLSSTAVCVIHKDNLLLKKILMSVIDETKILSVQKQVIEGKMIPHY, encoded by the coding sequence ATGCAAGAGGAATTTCTAAATAAAACGGGAAAAGCAATTCAACAATTATCAGGTGAGTTGATTTTATTATCTGAAGGTAGTCGGATGCCTGTGATTTCAGAGTTTCAAGAAAAATATGGGATGTCACGGGGAACGGTTCAGAATGCTTTGAATTACTTGAAAGAAGAAAAAATAATCCACACAGTAAGTCAAGGACGTCAAGGGACGATTTTGACCACGATCGACTACCAACGATTACAAAAAATTGTGATCGAAGGACCGATTCGTGGAACGATGCCGTTACCGTACTCCAAGACATACGAAGGGTTTGCGACCGGTTTATATGAAGTATTTCAACGTGCAGAAATTCCTTTAAGCATGGCTTATGTAAGAGGTTCTAAAGATCGAATGGATTTGACGAGTGAAAAGACCATGCATTTTTCAATTGTATCAAAACTAGCTGCGCTACAAGCAATAGCGGAAGAGAACAAGTTAGAAATTTTTAAAGACTTTGGACCTCGCAGTTATTTGTCTAATCATGTAATGATCTTTTCAAATCCAAAAAGTTCAAAAATTGAAAACCATATGCGTGTGGGAATTGACCATAATTCTTACGATCAACAGATTTTAACGGAAAATGCGACAGTTGGTAAAAAAGTTGAATTTATCGAAGTGCCAAGTCATCAATTGATTTATTCACTGGAACAAGGACTGATCGATGTAGGAATTTGGAATTACGATGAAATCAAAGATCGAAAATTAGATCATTTAAACTATCAGTTTCTTGAAGGTAGTGTCGAAGATGATTTATCCAGTACAGCAGTTTGTGTGATCCATAAAGACAATCTGCTATTAAAAAAAATATTAATGAGTGTGATTGATGAAACAAAAATTTTATCTGTTCAAAAGCAAGTCATAGAAGGTAAAATGATCCCTCATTATTAA
- a CDS encoding PRD domain-containing protein, protein MIGKKLEILKESNVIDEETEQFVLAVNSYLLEQKVIEKEEHLDMFLTHIAMADARQKKNEAVINMDELILSEIQQDEKLTESKALWKELSQYSSTEFSSEELWFIYMHIINLLKKEQ, encoded by the coding sequence ATGATTGGAAAAAAACTAGAAATCTTAAAAGAGTCAAACGTGATAGATGAAGAAACAGAACAGTTTGTATTGGCTGTAAATAGCTATTTACTGGAACAAAAGGTCATCGAGAAGGAAGAACATTTGGATATGTTTTTAACGCATATCGCTATGGCAGATGCAAGGCAGAAAAAGAATGAAGCTGTAATCAATATGGATGAGTTGATTTTATCTGAGATTCAACAAGATGAAAAGTTAACAGAATCAAAGGCGTTGTGGAAAGAGTTATCGCAGTATTCCTCTACAGAGTTTAGTTCAGAGGAATTATGGTTTATTTATATGCACATTATTAATCTATTGAAGAAAGAGCAGTAA
- a CDS encoding YhfX family PLP-dependent enzyme has protein sequence MFLPMMKQENPALIDAGIYLHQTGQILPDTYILDLDTIRMNGAVMLENAKKIGIELFFMLKQIGRNPLIAKELMAIGYRGAVVVDFKEALIMMENHIPLCNVGHLVQIPDQLIENIMVYGAEYITVFSLEKLEQINAVAQKLGIKQKVLLKVVADDDQLYEGQFGGFLLKDLAETSNVFHEFGAIEFSGITSFPCFLFDETYTTLSQTKNVETIEKARTIMRQAGFTVPELNVPSASCSETFPFIKEIGGTQAEPGHALTGTTPLHAYKEQPEKPALVYVSEISHNFKGKAYFYGGGYYRRGHLNSVLIDEANTRTEDQVESFSDESIDYYLSTSAEHHVGASVIAAFRTQIFVTRSNVAIVKGISEGKPEIVGIFDSQGRRI, from the coding sequence TTGTTTCTACCGATGATGAAACAAGAAAATCCTGCCTTGATAGACGCAGGAATTTATTTACACCAAACTGGACAAATTCTTCCCGATACTTACATTTTAGACTTAGATACAATTCGTATGAATGGTGCAGTGATGTTAGAGAATGCAAAGAAAATCGGCATCGAACTGTTTTTTATGCTAAAACAAATTGGTCGAAATCCGTTGATTGCAAAAGAATTAATGGCTATCGGCTATCGTGGAGCTGTGGTAGTCGACTTTAAAGAAGCACTCATCATGATGGAAAATCATATTCCTCTCTGTAATGTTGGGCACTTAGTGCAAATACCAGATCAGCTCATAGAAAACATTATGGTTTACGGTGCGGAATATATCACTGTTTTTTCTCTTGAAAAATTAGAGCAGATCAATGCAGTAGCTCAAAAATTAGGCATCAAGCAAAAGGTTTTGCTAAAAGTTGTTGCAGATGATGATCAACTATACGAAGGGCAGTTCGGCGGATTTTTACTAAAAGATCTTGCTGAAACAAGTAACGTTTTTCATGAATTCGGTGCTATTGAATTTAGTGGTATTACTTCTTTTCCTTGTTTTTTATTCGACGAGACATACACCACATTATCACAAACAAAAAATGTAGAAACAATCGAAAAAGCTCGAACTATTATGCGTCAGGCAGGTTTTACAGTACCTGAGCTGAATGTTCCTTCTGCATCATGTAGCGAAACATTTCCATTTATTAAAGAAATTGGCGGAACACAAGCGGAACCAGGGCATGCATTGACTGGAACGACGCCATTGCATGCTTATAAAGAACAGCCAGAAAAACCAGCTTTAGTTTATGTAAGTGAAATATCCCATAATTTTAAAGGAAAAGCCTATTTTTATGGTGGTGGCTACTATCGCAGAGGTCATTTGAATTCAGTACTGATCGATGAAGCAAACACTCGCACAGAGGATCAGGTTGAATCATTTTCAGATGAAAGTATTGATTATTATCTTTCTACCTCAGCGGAACATCATGTTGGGGCAAGCGTGATTGCTGCTTTTCGTACCCAAATATTTGTTACGAGAAGCAATGTGGCTATTGTAAAAGGAATTAGTGAAGGCAAACCAGAGATAGTCGGGATTTTTGATAGTCAAGGAAGAAGGATTTAA